From a single Drosophila sulfurigaster albostrigata strain 15112-1811.04 chromosome 3, ASM2355843v2, whole genome shotgun sequence genomic region:
- the LOC133843758 gene encoding polycomb protein Pcl isoform X1, translating into MMNNHFHLQPHEHNTPQNVAPQFAGAVSAPTTSYSYLTQPATGAPNGQQWLTYQILPPAPATLATNAGGGLPSALSAPKRHYYANATTTTAAATHPNSIQITNSYATQQQQQAQQPTQSSPFKANNINNIRIISTAPNVYSLNKGTEQLNQLYAAPTSTTATATAAELYAPVGAYYTTSASLQPKLQPPPLVPVSSNSNSVALATLPNNAAPSSTVVLDRINICINNHYAEPNLCQPSPIIPAIQHKALIPLIDSSTADSSCSSTSSCISNGRSSSSVTNAVIVIDEPDSTTTTPHTPPTTPETLSSPLKSPESSGAGSPTTQLKQSYIRSPKIGLEESAAVVSAAAPPTPPTPPPVVINPVPAPAAVPAPINYALQEDVFIKCNDGRFYLGTIIAHSEQQYLVRFDDKSEQWCEREKLRKLGNEPSNGGGAATSTTGPMCVACKRAQHDDIVEICERCGRGYHRGCTTEIASGVWCCKRCAKPMKMQPAIVQHEANKPPGICRQLPYHVDKLSWDEKHRVNEEQIYCYCGKPGKFDYNMLQCCKCRNWFHTQCMQDFKGKLLRGDMFFIFCCTVCNDGVEFVRRLQIDWVDMLHITLYNLRKHQHQKYHHLLKDIWPFILEQRQQFPICDEWRQLPETTLMERIKHTLKEYSDRFVCGREFKRAPAYYALRHSGPPLTPSVFLQPDEELSDELLVDKFRLLLMPGEVQKTKVHTKRARDNATKIASAKDVYEFHTDEDEEEAVEAEAEVDTSEDEIPIKQIMDMAKKQSNQQITVTVEEPQQICSTPECTPDLADDNANDGEPPKLMAPAPPQVDVAVNGNSNSNGNSRKRKAFRSSKRYDSSRNCDLSSDENSSSSRGTSSLDLIIPPPANFLGRNNPFLMATPKKSTQQRNVGTAVGVAGIINSIFKLKHNAKHLSNIELVKAGTAAQQPRMVRTIKRRLSAKDITIGPNQEVRRRRTRRLTTAIEVINTTTINPIPSHYFPIYAKDLQPPPPVPLLPPEKPTHGRLLRQRPQKSRGGSPGDSRRNSTSSTATNVSSSASSGGATVNAHSMLDLKQSVNRYFGGAMNRIDAGESFAIRAKRRMGNGQVQYLVEWGGDAAATTTSTTMATNGN; encoded by the exons ATGATGAACAACCATTTTCACTTGCAACCACATGAGCACAACACGCCACAAAATGTGGCACCACAATTCGCAGGCGCTGTGTCCGCCCCAACCACCTCATACAGTTATTTAACACAACCAGCAACCGGAGCACCAAATGGCCAGCAATGGCTTACCTATCAAATACTTCCGCCTGCGCCTGCAACACTGGCAACAAATGCTGGCGGCGGGTTACCGTCAGCACTAAGTGCCCCAAAGCGGCACTATTATGCAAACgctaccacaacaacagcagcagcaacgcatcCCAATAGCATTCAAATCACCAACAGCTATGCcacgcaacagcagcagcaggcacaaCAACCGACGCAATCAAGTCCGTTTAAAGCGAATAACATCAATAACATTCGCATTATCAGCACAGCGCCCAATGTTTATAGTTTAAACAAAGGCACAGAACAACTGAATCAATTGTATGCTGCcccaacatcaacaacagccacTGCCACAGCTGCCGAGTTATATGCCCCAGTTGGCGCATACTACACAACATCGGCCAGTTTGCAACCAAAGCTGCAGCCACCGCCATTGGTTCCTgtgagcagcaacagcaatagtgTTGCACTTGCCACCTTGCCGAACAATGCGGCGCCGTCATCGACAGTGGTTTTGGATCGTATTAACATCTGCATTAACAATCATTACGCGGAGCCAAATCTCTGCCAGCCCTCACCGATAATACCCGCAATACAGCACAAGGCATTGATACCTCTTATCGATAGCAGCACAGCTGACAGCAGCTgtagcagcaccagcagctgCATCTCGAACGGTCGAAGCAGCTCAAGCGTCACCAACGCAGTCATTGTGATCGATGAGCCAGATTCCACAACAACCACGCCACACACACCGCCCACAACACCAGAAACTTTGAGCTCGCCCTTGAAGTCTCCAGAAAGCAGCGGCGCCGGATCGCCGACGACACAACTAAAGCAGAGCTACATTAGATCACCGAAAATTGGTCTTGAAGAATCTGCGGCTGTGGTTTCAGCTGCAGCGCCACCAACACCTCCCACACCACCGCCAGTCGTAATAAACCCCGTtcctgctccagctgctgttcCCGCACCCATCAATTATGCACTGCAAGAGGATGTGTTTATCAAATGCAATGATGGACGCTTCTATTTAGGCACAATAATCGCTCACTCCGAACAACAATATCTGGTGCGATTCGATGATAAGTCGGAGCAATGGTGTGAGCGAGAAAAACTGCGCAAACTGGGTAACGAACCGAGCAATGGGGGCGGTGCAGCCACCAGCACGACTGGACCCATGTGCGTGGCCTGCAAGCGGGCACAACATGATGATATTGTCGAGATTTGCGAACGTTGCGGTCGTGGTTATCATCGCGGATGCACAACAGAAATTGCCAGTGGCGTTTGGTGTTGCAAACGCTGCGCCAAGCCAATGAAGATGCAACCAGCGATTGTGCAACACGAGGCTAACAAACCACCAGGCATTTGTCGACAGCTGCCGTATCAT GTGGACAAGCTGAGCTGGGATGAAAAGCATCGAGTGAATGAAGAGCAAATATATTGCTATTGTGGCAAACCTGGAAAATTCGATTATAATATGTTGCAATGTTGCAAGTGCCGCAACTGGTTTCACACACAATGCATGCAAGACTTTAAGGGCAAATTGTTGCGTGGCGACAT GTTTTTCATCTTTTGTTGTACGGTGTGTAACGATGGTGTTGAGTTTGTACGCCGTCTGCAAATCGATTGGGTCGATATGCTGCACATAACGTTGTACAATCTTCGTAAACATCAGCATCAGAAATACCATCATTTACTCAAGGATATTTGGCCATTTATCCTGgagcagcggcaacagttTCCCATCTGCGACGAATGGCGTCAGCTTCCGGAAACAACGCTAATGGAACGCATAAAGCATACGTTAAAAGAGTATTCCGATCGTTTTGTTTGTGGTCGCGAGTTTAAACGTGCGCCGGCTTACTATGCGCTAAGGCACAGTGGTCCACCATTGACACCGAGTGTGTTTCTACAGCCAGACGAAGAGCTTAGTGATGAGCTGTTGGTTGATAAGTTTAGATTATTACTGATGCCTGGAGAAGTGCAGAAGACAAAAGTTCATACAAAGCGAGCGCGAGATAATGCTACAAAGATCGCTTCCGCCAAGGATGTGTACGAGTTTCACACAGATGAGGACGAGGAGGAGGCAGTGGAAGCTGAAGCAGAGGTAGATACCAGCGAAGATGAAATTCCCATTAAACAAATCATGGATAtggccaaaaagcaaagcaaccaACAAATAACTGTAACAGTCGAAGAGCCACAG CAGATTTGCAGCACACCAGAATGCACGCCCGATCTAGCCGATGATAATGCCAACGATGGTGAGCCTCCTAAACTCATGGCACCTGCACCACCTCAGGTCGATGTTGCGgtcaatggcaacagcaatagcaatggcaATAGCCGTAAACGCAAAGCATTCCGTTCGTCGAAACGTTACGACAGCAGCCGCAACTGTGATCTCTCGTCTGATGAGAACTCGAGTAGCAGCCGTGGCACCAGTTCACTGGATCTCATCATACCACCGCCAGCTAATTTCCTTGGTCGCAACAATCCCTTCCTGATGGCCACGCCCAAGAAGTCAACGCAACAGCGTAATGTCGGCACCGCTGTTGGCGTTGCTggcatcatcaacagcattTTCAAGCTGAAGCATAATGCCAAGCATTTGAGCAATATTGAGCTGGTCAAGGCGGGAACGGCTGCGCAACAGCCGCGCATGGTGCGCACCATTAAGCGAAGACTGAGTGCCAAAGATATTACCATTGGGCCTAATCAGGAGGTGCGCCGTCGGCGCACCAGGCGCCTGACGACGGCCATCGAG GTGATCAACACCACAACAATAAATCCCATACCTAGCCACTACTTTCCCATCTATGCCAAAGATTTGCAGCCACCGCCGCCTGTACCGTTGCTGCCACCAGAAAAACCAACGCACGGTCGCCTGCTGCGTCAACGACCACAAAAGTCACGCGGCGGTTCGCCGGGCGACAGTCGACGCAATTCGACCAGTTCCACGGCCACCAAtgtcagcagcagcgccagcagTGGTGGCGCAACCGTTAATGCTCACTCGATGCTGGACTTGAAGCAATCGGTGAACAGATACTTTGGCGGCGCCATGAATCGCATCGATGCTGGCGAATCGTTTGCTATACGCGCAAAACGGCGAATGGGAAATGGACAAGTTCAGTATCTGGTAGAATGGGGAGGCGATGCAGCAGCCACCACTACTTCAACCACGATGGCAACGAATGGAAACTAA
- the LOC133843758 gene encoding polycomb protein Pcl isoform X2, whose protein sequence is MMNNHFHLQPHEHNTPQNVAPQFAGAVSAPTTSYSYLTQPATGAPNGQQWLTYQILPPAPATLATNAGGGLPSALSAPKRHYYANATTTTAAATHPNSIQITNSYATQQQQQAQQPTQSSPFKANNINNIRIISTAPNVYSLNKGTEQLNQLYAAPTSTTATATAAELYAPVGAYYTTSASLQPKLQPPPLVPVSSNSNSVALATLPNNAAPSSTVVLDRINICINNHYAEPNLCQPSPIIPAIQHKALIPLIDSSTADSSCSSTSSCISNGRSSSSVTNAVIVIDEPDSTTTTPHTPPTTPETLSSPLKSPESSGAGSPTTQLKQSYIRSPKIGLEESAAVVSAAAPPTPPTPPPVVINPVPAPAAVPAPINYALQEDVFIKCNDGRFYLGTIIAHSEQQYLVRFDDKSEQWCEREKLRKLGNEPSNGGGAATSTTGPMCVACKRAQHDDIVEICERCGRGYHRGCTTEIASGVWCCKRCAKPMKMQPAIVQHEANKPPGICRQLPYHVDKLSWDEKHRVNEEQIYCYCGKPGKFDYNMLQCCKCRNWFHTQCMQDFKGKLLRGDMFFIFCCTVCNDGVEFVRRLQIDWVDMLHITLYNLRKHQHQKYHHLLKDIWPFILEQRQQFPICDEWRQLPETTLMERIKHTLKEYSDRFVCGREFKRAPAYYALRHSGPPLTPSVFLQPDEELSDELLVDKFRLLLMPGEVQKTKVHTKRARDNATKIASAKDVYEFHTDEDEEEAVEAEAEVDTSEDEIPIKQIMDMAKKQSNQQITVTVEEPQICSTPECTPDLADDNANDGEPPKLMAPAPPQVDVAVNGNSNSNGNSRKRKAFRSSKRYDSSRNCDLSSDENSSSSRGTSSLDLIIPPPANFLGRNNPFLMATPKKSTQQRNVGTAVGVAGIINSIFKLKHNAKHLSNIELVKAGTAAQQPRMVRTIKRRLSAKDITIGPNQEVRRRRTRRLTTAIEVINTTTINPIPSHYFPIYAKDLQPPPPVPLLPPEKPTHGRLLRQRPQKSRGGSPGDSRRNSTSSTATNVSSSASSGGATVNAHSMLDLKQSVNRYFGGAMNRIDAGESFAIRAKRRMGNGQVQYLVEWGGDAAATTTSTTMATNGN, encoded by the exons ATGATGAACAACCATTTTCACTTGCAACCACATGAGCACAACACGCCACAAAATGTGGCACCACAATTCGCAGGCGCTGTGTCCGCCCCAACCACCTCATACAGTTATTTAACACAACCAGCAACCGGAGCACCAAATGGCCAGCAATGGCTTACCTATCAAATACTTCCGCCTGCGCCTGCAACACTGGCAACAAATGCTGGCGGCGGGTTACCGTCAGCACTAAGTGCCCCAAAGCGGCACTATTATGCAAACgctaccacaacaacagcagcagcaacgcatcCCAATAGCATTCAAATCACCAACAGCTATGCcacgcaacagcagcagcaggcacaaCAACCGACGCAATCAAGTCCGTTTAAAGCGAATAACATCAATAACATTCGCATTATCAGCACAGCGCCCAATGTTTATAGTTTAAACAAAGGCACAGAACAACTGAATCAATTGTATGCTGCcccaacatcaacaacagccacTGCCACAGCTGCCGAGTTATATGCCCCAGTTGGCGCATACTACACAACATCGGCCAGTTTGCAACCAAAGCTGCAGCCACCGCCATTGGTTCCTgtgagcagcaacagcaatagtgTTGCACTTGCCACCTTGCCGAACAATGCGGCGCCGTCATCGACAGTGGTTTTGGATCGTATTAACATCTGCATTAACAATCATTACGCGGAGCCAAATCTCTGCCAGCCCTCACCGATAATACCCGCAATACAGCACAAGGCATTGATACCTCTTATCGATAGCAGCACAGCTGACAGCAGCTgtagcagcaccagcagctgCATCTCGAACGGTCGAAGCAGCTCAAGCGTCACCAACGCAGTCATTGTGATCGATGAGCCAGATTCCACAACAACCACGCCACACACACCGCCCACAACACCAGAAACTTTGAGCTCGCCCTTGAAGTCTCCAGAAAGCAGCGGCGCCGGATCGCCGACGACACAACTAAAGCAGAGCTACATTAGATCACCGAAAATTGGTCTTGAAGAATCTGCGGCTGTGGTTTCAGCTGCAGCGCCACCAACACCTCCCACACCACCGCCAGTCGTAATAAACCCCGTtcctgctccagctgctgttcCCGCACCCATCAATTATGCACTGCAAGAGGATGTGTTTATCAAATGCAATGATGGACGCTTCTATTTAGGCACAATAATCGCTCACTCCGAACAACAATATCTGGTGCGATTCGATGATAAGTCGGAGCAATGGTGTGAGCGAGAAAAACTGCGCAAACTGGGTAACGAACCGAGCAATGGGGGCGGTGCAGCCACCAGCACGACTGGACCCATGTGCGTGGCCTGCAAGCGGGCACAACATGATGATATTGTCGAGATTTGCGAACGTTGCGGTCGTGGTTATCATCGCGGATGCACAACAGAAATTGCCAGTGGCGTTTGGTGTTGCAAACGCTGCGCCAAGCCAATGAAGATGCAACCAGCGATTGTGCAACACGAGGCTAACAAACCACCAGGCATTTGTCGACAGCTGCCGTATCAT GTGGACAAGCTGAGCTGGGATGAAAAGCATCGAGTGAATGAAGAGCAAATATATTGCTATTGTGGCAAACCTGGAAAATTCGATTATAATATGTTGCAATGTTGCAAGTGCCGCAACTGGTTTCACACACAATGCATGCAAGACTTTAAGGGCAAATTGTTGCGTGGCGACAT GTTTTTCATCTTTTGTTGTACGGTGTGTAACGATGGTGTTGAGTTTGTACGCCGTCTGCAAATCGATTGGGTCGATATGCTGCACATAACGTTGTACAATCTTCGTAAACATCAGCATCAGAAATACCATCATTTACTCAAGGATATTTGGCCATTTATCCTGgagcagcggcaacagttTCCCATCTGCGACGAATGGCGTCAGCTTCCGGAAACAACGCTAATGGAACGCATAAAGCATACGTTAAAAGAGTATTCCGATCGTTTTGTTTGTGGTCGCGAGTTTAAACGTGCGCCGGCTTACTATGCGCTAAGGCACAGTGGTCCACCATTGACACCGAGTGTGTTTCTACAGCCAGACGAAGAGCTTAGTGATGAGCTGTTGGTTGATAAGTTTAGATTATTACTGATGCCTGGAGAAGTGCAGAAGACAAAAGTTCATACAAAGCGAGCGCGAGATAATGCTACAAAGATCGCTTCCGCCAAGGATGTGTACGAGTTTCACACAGATGAGGACGAGGAGGAGGCAGTGGAAGCTGAAGCAGAGGTAGATACCAGCGAAGATGAAATTCCCATTAAACAAATCATGGATAtggccaaaaagcaaagcaaccaACAAATAACTGTAACAGTCGAAGAGCCACAG ATTTGCAGCACACCAGAATGCACGCCCGATCTAGCCGATGATAATGCCAACGATGGTGAGCCTCCTAAACTCATGGCACCTGCACCACCTCAGGTCGATGTTGCGgtcaatggcaacagcaatagcaatggcaATAGCCGTAAACGCAAAGCATTCCGTTCGTCGAAACGTTACGACAGCAGCCGCAACTGTGATCTCTCGTCTGATGAGAACTCGAGTAGCAGCCGTGGCACCAGTTCACTGGATCTCATCATACCACCGCCAGCTAATTTCCTTGGTCGCAACAATCCCTTCCTGATGGCCACGCCCAAGAAGTCAACGCAACAGCGTAATGTCGGCACCGCTGTTGGCGTTGCTggcatcatcaacagcattTTCAAGCTGAAGCATAATGCCAAGCATTTGAGCAATATTGAGCTGGTCAAGGCGGGAACGGCTGCGCAACAGCCGCGCATGGTGCGCACCATTAAGCGAAGACTGAGTGCCAAAGATATTACCATTGGGCCTAATCAGGAGGTGCGCCGTCGGCGCACCAGGCGCCTGACGACGGCCATCGAG GTGATCAACACCACAACAATAAATCCCATACCTAGCCACTACTTTCCCATCTATGCCAAAGATTTGCAGCCACCGCCGCCTGTACCGTTGCTGCCACCAGAAAAACCAACGCACGGTCGCCTGCTGCGTCAACGACCACAAAAGTCACGCGGCGGTTCGCCGGGCGACAGTCGACGCAATTCGACCAGTTCCACGGCCACCAAtgtcagcagcagcgccagcagTGGTGGCGCAACCGTTAATGCTCACTCGATGCTGGACTTGAAGCAATCGGTGAACAGATACTTTGGCGGCGCCATGAATCGCATCGATGCTGGCGAATCGTTTGCTATACGCGCAAAACGGCGAATGGGAAATGGACAAGTTCAGTATCTGGTAGAATGGGGAGGCGATGCAGCAGCCACCACTACTTCAACCACGATGGCAACGAATGGAAACTAA
- the LOC133844694 gene encoding ankyrin repeat domain-containing protein 13C, translated as MSKEQVGECENSQKVEQPKQKTNSDDDDDSESDEYQSAGEGDDDDDDTTTATATTTATAQTPVATTIAPSTTTNEQPKKTAPEPAPLPDDCVEYPMHRSVFENDIRTLQRRLLLSTAASEVATRDTHGNTPLHLAVMLGRSCCVRLLLAQNAPVKVKNNEGWSPLAEAISYGHRQTITQVLRMLKLQSREHMESRRERLVQALQQMQDFYMEFKWDFQSWLPLVSRILPSDICRLYKCGASLRLDTTLVDFNDMRWDRGDISFLFRGEAPPNESLVLLDNEQQCYQRLRYEESDMEDEVDVLMSTDILATQMSTKTIQFARAQRGWLFRANRKELIGGQYQCEIYTIQGLVLKQRKRREHLSHEDLQKNRAIVETITKGGSGGGSVGVGGQLDSNAATTPTGSSLTLPELPRRSSLQPPPATSVTWTEYISAPVGKCPQLGRTPVHKQSNKTLRATVAMSADFPLSVDMLLDVLEVVAPLKHINKLREFVTLKLPTGFPVKIEIPVLHTVTAKVTFQKFEFRDNISAKLFEIPSHYWEDVRRFHDL; from the coding sequence ATGTCCAAAGAACAAGTGGGCGAGTGTGAGAACAGTCAGAAGGTGGAACAACCCAAACAGAAGACCAACagcgacgatgatgatgattccGAATCAGATGAGTATCAATCGGCGGGCGAGggtgacgacgatgatgacgatacaacaactgcgacggcgacgacaacagcaacagcccaAACACCAGTAGCAACTACAATAGCACcatcaactacaacaaatgaacaaccaaaaaaaactgcCCCAGAGCCTGCCCCACTGCCCGATGACTGTGTCGAGTATCCAATGCATCGGAGCGTTTTTGAAAACGACATTCGAACGTTGCAGCGTCGCTTGCTGCTGAGCACAGCGGCCAGTGAAGTAGCTACCAGAGACACGCATGGCAATACACCGCTCCATCTGGCCGTTATGCTGGGCAGAAGCTGCTGTGTGCGCCTCCTGTTAGCCCAAAATGCGCCAGTCAAGGTAAAGAACAATGAGGGCTGGTCACCGTTGGCCGAAGCCATTAGTTATGGCCATCGTCAGACCATCACGCAGGTGCTGCGCATGTTGAAGCTGCAGTCGCGTGAACACATGGAGAGTCGACGCGAACGACTCGTGCAAGCGTTGCAACAGATGCAGGACTTTTATATGGAGTTCAAGTGGGATTTTCAGTCGTGGCTGCCGCTTGTCTCTCGGATCTTGCCCTCAGACATTTGCCGGCTCTACAAATGCGGCGCCTCGTTGCGTCTAGATACCACGTTGGTGGACTTTAATGATATGCGCTGGGATCGTGGCGATATCTCGTTTTTGTTTCGAGGCGAAGCGCCGCCCAACGAATCGTTGGTGCTGCTGGACAATGAACAGCAATGCTATCAACGTTTACGCTACGAGGAATCCGACATGGAAGACGAGGTGGATGTACTTATGTCCACGGATATATTAGCCACACAAATGTCCACCAAAACAATACAGTTTGCGCGCGCCCAACGTGGCTGGCTATTTAGAGCGAATCGCAAGGAATTAATAGGTGGACAGTATCAATGTGAGATCTATACCATACAGGGACTGGTGTTGAAGCAGCGCAAGCGACGAGAGCATCTGTCCCACGAGGACTTGCAAAAGAATCGCGCCATTGTCGAGACAATCACCAAAGGTGGCAGTGGAGGCGGCAGCGTCGGAGTCGGCGGCCAGCTAGACTCGAATGCGGCGACGACACCAACGGGCAGCAGTCTCACATTACCGGAGCTACCGCGTCGCAGTTCGTTGCAACCGCCACCTGCCACAAGTGTCACCTGGACGGAGTACATAAGCGCACCCGTTGGCAAATGTCCGCAACTGGGTCGGACACCAGTTCACAAGCAATCGAACAAAACGTTGCGTGCCACGGTTGCAATGAGTGCTGATTTTCCGCTCAGCGTGGACATGCTGCTCGATGTGCTTGAGGTGGTGGCACCGCTCAAGCACATAAACAAGCTGCGGGAATTTGTAACACTTAAACTACCCACGGGTTTTCCGGTTAAGATCGAGATACCTGTTCTGCATACGGTGACGGCAAAGGTGACGTTTCAGAAGTTTGAGTTTCGCGATAATATATCCGCAAAACTGTTTGAGATACCATCGCACTATTGGGAGGATGTGCGGCGTTTCCATGACTTATGA
- the LOC133843762 gene encoding essential MCU regulator, mitochondrial, producing the protein MIVSRLANPFNAAIHQLARQSVRKEVNITRQMSGVHFRSGALKPKPGEMPFGLFAIICAVIPGLFVGATISKNVANFLEENDLFVPSDDDDDED; encoded by the coding sequence ATGATTGTTTCACGTTTGGCAAACCCATTCAACGCTGCCATTCATCAACTGGCTCGTCAAAGTGTCCGTAAAGAAGTCAATATTACTCGCCAAATGTCAGGAGTTCACTTCCGTAGTGGAGCCTTGAAGCCAAAACCAGGGGAGATGCCCTTTGGTTTGTTCGCCATCATCTGTGCTGTGATTCCTGGACTCTTTGTAGGTGCCACCATTAGTAAGAATGTTGCGAACTTTTTGGAAGAGAACGATCTGTTTGTGCCctccgatgatgatgatgatgaggactAA
- the LOC133843760 gene encoding polyadenylate-binding protein translates to MASLYVGDLHQDITEASLFDKFSSAGPVLSIRVCRDVITRRSLGYAYVNFQQPADAERALDTMNFDLVRNKPIRIMWSQRDPSLRRSGVGNVFIKNLDKTIDNKAIYDTFSAFGNILSCKVATDEKSNSKGYGFVHFETEEAANTSIDKVNGMLLNGKKVYVGKFIPRKEREKELGEKAKLFTNVYVKNFTEEFDDEKLKEFFEPYGTITSYKVMSKEDGKSKGFGFVAYETTEAAEAAVQALNGKEMGEGKSLYVARAQKKAERQQELKRKFEELKKKRHESVFGVNLYVKNLDDSIDDDRLRKTFSLYGTITSAKVMTDEEGRSKGFGFVCFISPNEATCAVTELNGRVLGSKPLYVALAQRKEERKAHLATQYMRHMTGMRMQQLGQIFQPNTASGFFVPTMPPGQRFFGPQLATQMRNTPRWAPPVRAPAAVPSVQPGTASAAAGGFQGAGGAVPTQFRQSAAGARGAQPQPVQGTHAAAAAAAANNMRSSGARAITGQQSVAAPNMQIAGAQIPGGAQQRTASYKYTANMRNPPVQQMQQAQPMQQQLQGNKQEKLVASLLANATPQEQKQILGERLYPMIERMHATLAGKITGMLLEIENSELMLMLEDKEALKAKVEEAVAVLQVHRVTDQAN, encoded by the exons ATGGCTTCATTATACGTGGGTGATTTGCACCAGGATATTACTGAAGCGTCACTATTCGACAAGTTCTCCTCTGCTGGACCAGTTCTCTCCATTCGCGTGTGCCGCGACGTGATTACCCGTCGCTCGTTGGGCTATGCCTACGTCAATTTCCAGCAGCCAGCCGATG CTGAGCGTGCTTTGGATACAATGAATTTTGACTTAGTTCGTAACAAGCCCATACGCATTATGTGGTCGCAGCGCGATCCCTCATTGCGCCGTTCTGGCGTTGGCAATGTGTTCATAAAGAACTTGGATAAGACCATTGATAATAAGGCCATTTACGACACTTTCTCAGcctttggcaacattttgagCTGCAAAGTTGCAACCGATGAGAAGAGCAATTCCAAAGGTTATGGCTTTGTGCATTTTGAAACAGAGGAGGCTGCCAATACGTCCATCGACAAGGTCAATGGTATGTTGCTCAATGGCAAGAAAGTCTACGTTGGCAAATTCATCCCACGCAAGGAGCGCGAGAAGGAGCTGGGCGAGAAGGCCAAACTCTTCACAAATGTCTATGTAAAGAACTTTACCGAAGAATTTGATGATGAGAAACTCAAGGAATTCTTTGAGCCATACGGCACTATCACCAGCTACAAA GTCATGTCCAAGGAGGACGGCAAGAGCAAGGGATTCGGTTTTGTGGCCTATGAGACCACCGAGGCTGCTGAGGCCGCCGTCCAGGCACTAAATGGCAAAGAAATGGGCGAAGGCAAGTCATTGTATGTGGCCCGCGCCCAAAAGAAGGCCGAGCGCCAACAGGAGCTGAAGCGCAAGTTCGAGGAACTGAAGAAGAAGCGTCACGAATCCGTATTTGGTGTTAATTTGTACGTGAAGAATCTAGACGATTCCATTGACGATGATCGTCTGCGTAAGACGTTCTCGCTGTACGGTACTATCACATCGGCTAAGGTCATGACTGATGAGGAGGGTCGCTCCAAGGGCTTCGGTTTCGTGTGCTTCATTTCGCCGAATGAAGCCACTTGCGCCGTCACTGAACTGAACGGTCGTGTGCTCGGCAGCAAGCCATTGTATGTGGCACTGGCTCAGCGCAAGGAGGAGCGTAAGGCACACCTCGCTACACAGTATATGCGCCACATGACTGGCATGCGTATGCAGCAACTTGGACAAATATTCCAGCCGAATACCGCCAGCGGTTTCTTTGTACCCACAATGCCGCCAGGCCAGCGTTTCTTCGGCCCACAGTTGGCCACACAGATGCGCAACACACCACGCTGGGCTCCACCAGTGCGTGCCCCAGCTGCTGTGCCGAGCGTGCAGCCAGGCACTGCATCCGCCGCTGCTGGTGGATTCCAAGGTGCTGGCGGTGCGGTGCCCACACAGTTCCGCCAGTCTGCAGCCGGTGCCCGTGGCGCACAGCCTCAGCCAGTGCAGGGCACgcatgcagctgctgccgccgccgcggCCAATAATATGCGCAGCTCTGGAGCCCGCGCTATCACTGGCCAACAATCGGTGGCCGCACCGAATATGCAAATCGCTGGCGCTCAAATTCCCGGCGGTGCTCAACAGCGTACTGCTAGCTACAAATACACAGCCAACATGCGTAATCCGCCGGTTCAACAGATGCAGCAGGCCCAGccaatgcagcagcagttgcagggCAACA AGCAAGAGAAACTTGTCGCCTCTCTGTTGGCCAATGCTACGCCTCAAGAGCAGAAGCAGATCTTGGGCGAGCGTCTGTATCCGATGATTGAGCGCATGCACGCTACACTTGCTGGCAAAATCACTGGCATGTTGCTCGAGATTGAGAACTCAGAGCTTATGCTTATGCTGGAGGATAAGGAGGCACTCAAGGCTAAGGTGGAGGAAGCTGTGGCTGTGCTGCAGGTTCATCGCGTCACCGATCAAGCCAACTAA